In one Umezawaea sp. Da 62-37 genomic region, the following are encoded:
- the adh gene encoding aldehyde dehydrogenase — MAEYAAPGQPGSVVSYLDRYDHFIGGEYVAPAKGNYFENPSPVNGQAFTEIARGTAEDVERALDAAHGAARAWGRTSPTERGNILNKIADRMEQNLEAIAVAECWENGKAVRETLNADIPLAIDHFRYFAGVIRAQEGSISQIDQDLVAYHFQEPLGVVGQIIPWNFPILMATWKLAPALAAGNCVVLKPAEQTPASIHVLLSFIADLLPPGVLNVVNGFGVEAGKPLASSSRIAKIAFTGETTTGRLIMQYASENIIPVTLELGGKSPNIFFEDVASTRDAFYDKALEGFTMFALNQGEVCTCPSRALIQSSIYDSFLSDATERTRAIKQGNPLDTDTMIGAQASNDQLEKILSYIDIGKQEGAKVVTGGERADLGGDLSGGYYVTPTIFEGDNKMRIFQEEIFGPVVSVCRFDDYDDAVETANDTLYGLGAGVWSRDGGTAYRAGRDIQAGRVWVNNYHAYPAHAAFGGYKDSGIGRENHKMMLDHYQQTKNLLVSYSQNAQGFF, encoded by the coding sequence ATGGCGGAGTACGCGGCACCCGGTCAGCCGGGCAGCGTCGTGTCGTACCTGGACAGGTACGACCACTTCATCGGCGGCGAGTACGTGGCCCCGGCCAAGGGCAACTACTTCGAGAACCCCTCACCCGTCAACGGGCAGGCGTTCACCGAGATCGCCAGGGGCACCGCCGAGGACGTGGAACGCGCTCTGGACGCCGCCCACGGCGCCGCGCGGGCCTGGGGCCGGACGTCGCCGACCGAGCGCGGGAACATCCTGAACAAGATCGCCGACCGGATGGAGCAGAACCTCGAGGCCATCGCGGTCGCGGAGTGCTGGGAGAACGGCAAGGCCGTCCGCGAGACGCTGAACGCCGACATCCCCCTGGCGATCGACCACTTCCGCTACTTCGCCGGGGTGATCCGCGCGCAGGAGGGGTCGATCTCGCAGATCGACCAGGACCTGGTGGCCTACCACTTCCAGGAGCCGCTGGGCGTCGTCGGGCAGATCATCCCGTGGAACTTCCCCATCCTGATGGCCACCTGGAAGCTCGCGCCCGCGCTGGCGGCGGGCAACTGCGTCGTGCTCAAGCCCGCCGAGCAGACGCCCGCGTCGATCCACGTGCTGCTGAGCTTCATCGCCGACCTGCTGCCGCCGGGCGTCCTCAACGTGGTCAACGGCTTCGGCGTCGAGGCGGGCAAGCCGCTCGCGTCGAGCAGTCGCATCGCGAAGATCGCGTTCACCGGTGAGACCACCACCGGCAGGCTGATCATGCAGTACGCCAGCGAGAACATCATCCCGGTGACGCTGGAACTGGGCGGCAAGAGCCCGAACATCTTCTTCGAGGACGTGGCGTCCACACGGGACGCGTTCTACGACAAGGCGCTCGAGGGCTTCACGATGTTCGCGCTCAACCAGGGCGAGGTCTGCACCTGCCCGTCGCGCGCGCTCATCCAGAGTTCCATCTACGACAGCTTCCTGTCCGACGCCACCGAGCGCACCAGGGCGATCAAGCAGGGCAACCCGCTCGACACCGACACCATGATCGGCGCGCAGGCCAGCAACGACCAGCTCGAGAAGATCCTGTCCTACATCGACATCGGCAAGCAGGAAGGCGCCAAGGTCGTCACCGGCGGCGAGCGCGCCGACCTCGGCGGGGACCTGTCCGGCGGCTACTACGTGACGCCGACGATCTTCGAGGGCGACAACAAGATGCGGATCTTCCAGGAGGAGATCTTCGGCCCGGTCGTGTCGGTCTGCCGGTTCGACGACTACGACGACGCCGTGGAGACCGCCAACGACACGCTCTACGGGCTGGGCGCGGGCGTCTGGTCCCGCGACGGCGGCACGGCCTACCGCGCGGGCCGCGACATCCAGGCGGGCCGCGTGTGGGTGAACAACTACCACGCCTACCCGGCGCACGCGGCGTTCGGCGGCTACAAGGACTCCGGCATCGGCCGCGAGAACCACAAGATGATGCTCGACCACTACCAGCAGACGAAGAACCTGCTGGTCAGCTACTCCCAGAACGCGCAGGGCTTCTTCTGA
- a CDS encoding GAF domain-containing protein, whose translation MRPVDESESRSRALSRVYDAVLGGGSGEPRPVISESWHRSLAARVDPDQREAPVVYAANEVLDLREAHPLASVLPMLRETLVSIADEAMHVMIITDAHGNVLWCEGESEIRRLADRVHLTEGARWSEEASGTNAMGTALALGRPVTVHSAEHLVRAYHGWTCAASPVRDPDTGRMLGVVDISGPLRTVHPAMGALVSAAARLAEGQLQLQVATRDERLRARNMRHLTALRGEPGALLSPTGRVLATEPLGMLPARIAVDVDRLVLPDGRVGVLEPLAEGARCTEDAIGTNAVGIALAVDTPVVVHSAEHLVRTYHGWTCAASPVHDPDTGATIGSVDISGPLSTVHPAMGPLVAAAAKLAENALRLRLDEGDERLRSRNMRHLIALRGEPGALLGPTGRVLVAEPHGLLPARIDPTLDRVRLRDGREGVLEPLAEGFLLRVARPTGQTRQPLLSLTFLGIERPGAVLNGRELPLTSRHAELLTALALHPRGLTADQLALKVYGARGNPATVRAELHRLRAQLGAGTLLTKPYRLRAEVRGDFVAVRDALRRGDVTAAASGYRGALLPRSEAPVVRDEREDLLAGVRRAVIAAGDAEGLWEFTRTDGGCDDVEALDRLVRALPRDDVRRDLVAGQLRRASASDG comes from the coding sequence ATGCGCCCTGTCGACGAGTCCGAGTCGCGTTCGCGCGCGCTGAGCCGGGTCTACGACGCGGTGCTCGGCGGTGGCTCGGGCGAGCCGCGTCCGGTGATCTCGGAGTCGTGGCACCGCTCCCTGGCCGCGCGGGTCGACCCGGACCAGCGCGAGGCGCCCGTGGTGTACGCGGCGAACGAGGTCCTGGACCTGAGGGAGGCGCACCCGCTCGCGTCCGTGCTGCCGATGCTGCGCGAGACGCTGGTGAGCATCGCGGACGAGGCGATGCACGTCATGATCATCACCGACGCGCACGGCAACGTCCTGTGGTGCGAGGGGGAGTCGGAGATCCGCAGGCTGGCCGACCGGGTGCACCTGACCGAGGGCGCGCGGTGGAGCGAGGAGGCCAGCGGCACCAACGCCATGGGCACGGCCCTCGCGCTCGGCAGGCCGGTCACCGTGCACTCCGCCGAGCACCTGGTGCGGGCCTACCACGGGTGGACGTGCGCGGCGAGTCCCGTGCGCGACCCGGACACCGGCCGGATGCTGGGCGTGGTCGACATCAGCGGTCCACTCCGGACGGTCCACCCGGCCATGGGCGCGCTGGTGTCCGCGGCGGCCAGGCTGGCCGAGGGGCAGCTCCAGCTCCAGGTCGCGACCAGGGACGAACGGCTGCGGGCGCGGAACATGCGGCACCTCACCGCGCTGCGCGGCGAGCCCGGCGCGCTGCTCAGCCCGACCGGCCGGGTGCTGGCGACCGAGCCGCTGGGCATGCTGCCCGCCAGGATCGCGGTCGACGTCGACCGGCTGGTGCTGCCCGACGGCCGCGTCGGCGTGCTCGAACCGCTGGCCGAGGGCGCCCGGTGCACCGAGGACGCGATCGGCACGAACGCGGTCGGCATCGCCCTGGCCGTGGACACCCCGGTCGTCGTGCACTCCGCCGAGCACCTGGTGCGGACCTACCACGGGTGGACGTGCGCGGCGAGCCCCGTGCACGACCCGGACACCGGCGCCACGATCGGCTCGGTGGACATCAGCGGGCCGCTGAGCACCGTGCACCCGGCGATGGGCCCGCTGGTGGCGGCCGCCGCGAAGCTCGCCGAGAACGCCCTGCGGCTGCGGCTCGACGAGGGCGACGAACGCCTGCGGTCGCGCAACATGCGCCACCTCATCGCGTTGCGCGGCGAACCCGGTGCCCTGCTCGGACCGACCGGCCGGGTGCTCGTCGCCGAGCCCCACGGCCTGCTGCCCGCGCGGATCGACCCGACCCTGGACCGGGTGCGGTTGCGGGACGGCCGCGAAGGCGTGCTGGAACCGCTGGCCGAGGGCTTCCTGCTGCGCGTGGCGCGACCGACCGGGCAGACCCGGCAACCCCTGCTGTCGTTGACGTTCCTCGGCATCGAGCGCCCCGGCGCCGTGCTGAACGGCCGCGAACTGCCGTTGACCTCCCGGCACGCGGAACTGCTGACCGCGCTGGCGCTGCACCCGCGGGGGCTGACCGCCGACCAGTTGGCGCTCAAGGTCTACGGCGCCCGCGGCAACCCGGCCACGGTCCGCGCCGAACTGCACCGGCTGCGGGCGCAATTGGGCGCGGGGACGCTGCTGACCAAGCCGTACCGGCTGCGGGCCGAGGTGCGGGGCGACTTCGTCGCGGTGCGGGACGCGTTGCGGCGCGGGGACGTCACGGCCGCCGCGTCGGGGTACCGGGGCGCGCTGCTGCCGAGGTCGGAGGCGCCGGTCGTGCGCGACGAGCGGGAGGACCTGCTGGCGGGCGTGCGGCGGGCGGTGATCGCGGCCGGGGACGCGGAGGGCCTGTGGGAGTTCACCCGCACCGACGGCGGGTGCGACGACGTGGAGGCGCTGGACCGGTTGGTGCGGGCGCTGCCCCGCGACGACGTGCGGCGGGACTTGGTGGCGGGGCAGTTGCGGCGGGCATCGGCCTCGGACGGCTGA
- a CDS encoding DUF779 domain-containing protein: protein MERIALTPEAAELIRRLRVENGPLMFHQSGGCCDGSAPMCYLAGEFRTGASDVHLGDLVVDDEAVPMWMSGKQFEYWRHTHLTVDVVPGRGSGFSLEAPLGVRFLIRSRLLTDEESLALNS from the coding sequence ATGGAGCGCATCGCGCTCACCCCGGAGGCGGCGGAGCTCATCCGCCGCCTCCGGGTGGAGAACGGTCCGCTGATGTTCCACCAGTCCGGCGGCTGCTGCGACGGCAGCGCCCCCATGTGCTACCTGGCGGGCGAGTTCCGGACGGGCGCGTCCGACGTGCACCTGGGCGACCTCGTGGTGGACGACGAGGCCGTGCCGATGTGGATGTCGGGCAAGCAGTTCGAGTACTGGCGGCACACGCACCTGACCGTCGACGTGGTGCCGGGCCGGGGCAGCGGGTTCTCGCTCGAAGCGCCGCTCGGGGTGCGCTTCCTGATCCGGTCGCGGTTGCTCACCGACGAGGAGTCGTTGGCGCTGAACAGCTGA